From a single Kitasatospora azatica KCTC 9699 genomic region:
- a CDS encoding Crp/Fnr family transcriptional regulator yields the protein MSLLGGAQPFAQALTAQDRETLLALGTTRSFEAQEQLLSEGDRTTHVLLIERGWSMAYTATDRGATRLILGLRGPGELVGELAALDNRPRSATVQAVGPVEALVIPADRFRRFLAGSPQATGQVMTQLASRLRDADAERSALASLTVLQRLAGRLAELAGLTELTGLTELTELTDFSRTDLSRTELVGSRAKTARPVVRLAQDELAASVGATREAVAKALRLLREQQVVRTGNREVEILDPGLLALLAQGADGRGGGRART from the coding sequence ATGAGCCTGCTCGGCGGGGCTCAGCCGTTCGCGCAGGCGCTGACCGCCCAGGACCGCGAGACGCTGCTGGCCCTCGGCACCACACGGTCCTTCGAGGCGCAGGAGCAGTTGCTGTCGGAGGGGGATCGAACGACCCATGTGCTGCTCATCGAGCGTGGCTGGTCGATGGCGTACACCGCTACCGACCGGGGCGCCACACGGCTCATTCTCGGCCTCCGCGGACCAGGCGAACTGGTCGGCGAGCTTGCCGCATTGGACAATCGCCCGCGCAGCGCCACGGTCCAGGCGGTGGGTCCGGTGGAGGCGCTGGTGATCCCCGCGGACCGGTTCCGCCGCTTCCTGGCGGGCAGCCCGCAGGCCACCGGTCAGGTGATGACCCAGCTCGCCTCCCGGCTGCGCGACGCCGACGCCGAGCGCTCGGCATTGGCCTCGCTCACCGTGCTGCAACGCCTGGCCGGGCGGCTGGCCGAACTCGCCGGGCTGACCGAGCTCACCGGACTGACCGAGCTCACCGAGCTGACCGACTTCAGCAGAACCGACCTCAGCAGGACCGAACTCGTGGGGAGCCGAGCGAAGACCGCCCGGCCGGTGGTCCGGCTGGCCCAGGACGAGTTGGCGGCCTCCGTCGGCGCCACCCGGGAGGCGGTGGCCAAGGCCCTGCGACTGCTGCGCGAACAGCAAGTGGTGCGCACCGGGAACCGCGAGGTGGAGATCCTCGATCCCGGCTTACTGGCCCTGCTCGCCCAGGGCGCCGACGGGCGCGGCGGCGGCCGCGCCCGGACCTAG
- a CDS encoding nucleotidyl cyclase domain-containing protein, translated as MHDEAVDAVYELVISVDVRRSSDYDDRGKTRMREQLYGILGQAFAAAGVPDSSVHREDRGDGVLAAIAGSVPPARLLGVWLTEVHENLRRENPALLAPLGLRIGLHIGPVTHDAVGISGAAVDLACRLADAQQARELLDQEQADLVVVASDRLYHEVITQGGRFIEPEHYAPAQVRVKETETAAWFLLPGRPRPSGVPGAQPGARAAAQPGLTAQPGMTVHGDMSVHHDNTYRGPVHIGRKGQDA; from the coding sequence ATGCACGACGAAGCAGTCGACGCGGTCTACGAGTTGGTGATCAGCGTGGACGTCCGGCGGTCCAGCGACTACGACGACCGCGGCAAGACACGGATGCGCGAGCAGCTCTACGGCATCCTCGGCCAGGCCTTCGCCGCCGCCGGGGTGCCGGACAGCTCCGTCCACCGCGAGGACCGCGGTGATGGCGTCCTGGCCGCGATCGCCGGCTCGGTACCGCCAGCGCGACTGCTCGGGGTCTGGCTCACCGAGGTGCACGAGAACCTCCGACGGGAGAACCCCGCGCTGCTGGCGCCCTTGGGCCTGCGGATCGGCCTGCACATCGGGCCGGTGACGCACGACGCCGTCGGGATCAGCGGCGCCGCCGTGGACCTCGCCTGCCGGCTCGCCGACGCCCAGCAGGCCCGGGAGCTGCTCGACCAGGAGCAGGCCGACCTGGTGGTGGTCGCCTCCGACCGGCTGTACCACGAGGTGATCACCCAGGGTGGCCGGTTCATCGAGCCCGAGCACTACGCGCCGGCCCAGGTCCGGGTGAAGGAAACCGAGACGGCGGCCTGGTTCCTGCTGCCCGGGCGACCGCGGCCCTCGGGCGTGCCCGGCGCGCAACCCGGCGCCCGAGCGGCGGCGCAACCCGGCCTGACGGCGCAGCCGGGCATGACCGTGCACGGCGACATGTCGGTGCACCACGACAACACCTACCGCGGGCCCGTCCACATCGGTCGGAAGGGTCAGGATGCCTGA